The following proteins come from a genomic window of Misgurnus anguillicaudatus chromosome 10, ASM2758022v2, whole genome shotgun sequence:
- the LOC129448964 gene encoding NIPA-like protein 2 isoform X2 codes for MGLGELGNFAAYGFAPASLIAPLGCVSVIASAFISVVFLKETIRASDILGVVLALTGTYFLVTFAPHSSPHVTANMVERSLVSWQFLIYFMFEAILFAVLMYLYKCRNIHHIIIMMVLVALLASLTVISVKAVSGMITETVRGSHLQLTYPIFYIMFIIMVTSCAFQIKFLNEAMKMFDATEIVPINYVFFTASAVVAGILFYEEFYGLSLIHVIMFIVGCLLAFTGVFLIARARPRIKMDSVFISMGQIPGKSCTDKVQPQSDDRKFGTLASKFTCNSGIQTDEP; via the exons ATGGGTTTGGGTGAACTGGGGAATTTTGCTGCTTATGGGTTTGCACCCGCATCTCTTATCGCGCCCCTCGGCTGCGTGTCTGTCATCG cAAGTGCTTTCATTTCTGTGGTGTTTCTCAAGGAAACGATACGTGCCTCTGATATTCTCG gtgTCGTTTTAGCACTGACAGGCACTTATTTCCTGGTCACATTTGCGCCTCATTCATCCCCACATGTAACAGCCAATATGGTGGAGCGATCGCTTGTCAGCTGGCAGTtccttatttatttt aTGTTTGAGGCGATTCTCTTTGCTGTCCTGATGTATTTGTATAAATGTAGGAACATACATCACATCATAATTATGATGGTCTTGGTGGCATTACTTG CTTCATTGACGGTCATCTCAGTGAAAGCTGTATCAGGAATGATCACGGAGACGGTCCGTGGAAGTCACCTGCAGTTGACCTATCCCATCTTCTACATTATGTTCATCATTATGGTCACGTCCTGTGCCTTTCAGATCAA GTTTCTGAATGAAGCCATGAAGATGTTTGATGCCACCGAGATTGTGCCCATCAATTACGTTTTCTTTACTGCCAGCGCTGTTGTTGCAG GGATATTATTTTACGAAGAATTCTACGGATTGTCTTTGATTCACGTAATCATGTTTATAGTTGG ATGTCTGCTGGCATTTACTGGAGTGTTTCTAATTGCGAGAGCTCGACCCAGAATCAAGATGGACAGCGTGTTTATTTCAATGGGCCAAATTCCAG GCAAAAGTTGTACAGATAAAGTGCAGCCGCAATCAGATGACAGAAAATTTGGGACTCTAGCGTCTAAATTCACGTGCAACAGTGGAATTCAGACGGACGAGCCGTAG
- the LOC129448963 gene encoding delayed-rectifier potassium channel regulatory subunit KCNS2-like, whose product MTVQDTCAPDEGAIICINVGGFRRRLLSTRLSRFPETRLARLLHCRSKESILELCDDYDDLEKEFYFDRNPALFPYVLHFYNTGRLHVMGELCIFSFSQEIEYWGINEFFIDSCCSSTYHCRKMEPEETDWDDKSEDGSTASSFDEILEFYNDAGKFDKQLLGSVRRKVWLMLDNPGYSLPSRFISVFSILVVLSSIATMCMNSMSEFTFLDSDGRPREDPRFEAVEQFGIAWFTFELVARFAVAPDLLHFFKHPLNLIDLVSILPFYLTLIINLVAESSPALVNLGRMAQVLRLMRVFRILKLARHSTGLRSLGATLKNSYREIGLLLLYLAVGVSFFSVMAYTAEKEDNEGLSTIPASWWWATVSMTTVGYGDVVPASVAGKLMASACILAGILVVVLPITLIFNKFSLFYKRQKQLEAIMRSCDFDAGIKEVPSANLRNYYARKVKTLMASLSNMSRSSASDHSLTESLH is encoded by the coding sequence ATGACTGTACAGGACACATGCGCTCCAGACGAGGGCGCTATAATATGCATTAATGTCGGAGGCTTCAGGCGACGACTTCTATCCACGCGTCTGTCTCGGTTTCCAGAGACGAGACTTGCGCGGCTACTGCACTGTCGGTCCAAAGAATCGATCCTCGAACTGTGTGACGACTACGATGACCTCGAGAAGGAGTTTTACTTTGACCGCAATCCTGCGCTCTTTCCTTACGTTTTGCATTTCTATAACACGGGAAGACTGCACGTTATGGGTGAGCTCTGTATTTTTTCCTTCAGTCAAGAAATCGAGTACTGGGGAATCAACGAGTTCTTCATTGACTCTTGTTGCAGCAGCACCTACCACTGCCGCAAGATGGAGCCCGAGGAGACGGACTGGGACGACAAGAGCGAAGACGGCAGCACGGCATCGTCCTTCGACGAGATCCTCGAGTTCTATAACGATGCCGGAAAGTTTGACAAGCAGCTTCTGGGTAGCGTCCGTCGCAAAGTCTGGTTAATGTTGGACAATCCCGGGTATTCCCTGCCTAGCCGGTTCATCAGTGTTTTCTCTATCCTGGTCGTGCTGAGTTCCATAGCCACCATGTGTATGAACAGCATGAGCGAGTTCACTTTCCTGGACAGCGACGGCAGACCCCGCGAGGACCCGCGCTTCGAGGCCGTGGAGCAGTTTGGAATCGCATGGTTCACATTTGAACTGGTGGCCAGATTTGCTGTAGCACCAGACCTTCTTCACTTCTTCAAACACCCGCTGAACCTTATCGACCTGGTGTCCATCTTACCTTTCTATCTCACTTTGATCATTAACCTGGTTGCGGAGAGCAGCCCGGCGCTAGTCAACCTGGGTCGAATGGCACAGGTTCTGCGGCTGATGAGGGTCTTCCGCATCCTAAAACTGGCCCGTCACTCCACTGGCCTGCGCTCCCTCGGCGCCACGCTCAAAAACAGCTATAGGGAAATCGGGCTGCTGCTGCTGTACTTAGCCGTCGGTGTGTCGTTTTTCTCCGTCATGGCGTACACGGCGGAGAAGGAAGACAACGAAGGCTTGAGCACCATTCCGGCCAGCTGGTGGTGGGCTACGGTGAGCATGACCACCGTGGGCTACGGGGACGTGGTTCCTGCTTCGGTCGCAGGGAAATTGATGGCCTCAGCTTGCATCCTGGCAGGAATACTAGTTGTCGTGCTTCCAATCACTTTGATATTTAATAAGTTTTCTCTGTTTTATAAGAGACAGAAACAGCTGGAGGCCATCATGAGGAGCTGTGACTTTGACGCGGGAATTAAAGAGGTTCCTTCCGCCAATCTGAGGAATTATTACGCTCGTAAAGTGAAAACGCTCATGGCCAGTCTGTCCAACATGAGCCGCAGTTCAGCCAGCGATCACAGTTTAACCGAGTCTTTGCATTAG
- the LOC129448964 gene encoding NIPA-like protein 2 isoform X1 yields the protein MEVYIVGICIAVCGNFLISISLNIQKYTHVRQSQRGTRPYYTSRLWWCGILLMGLGELGNFAAYGFAPASLIAPLGCVSVIASAFISVVFLKETIRASDILGVVLALTGTYFLVTFAPHSSPHVTANMVERSLVSWQFLIYFMFEAILFAVLMYLYKCRNIHHIIIMMVLVALLASLTVISVKAVSGMITETVRGSHLQLTYPIFYIMFIIMVTSCAFQIKFLNEAMKMFDATEIVPINYVFFTASAVVAGILFYEEFYGLSLIHVIMFIVGCLLAFTGVFLIARARPRIKMDSVFISMGQIPGKSCTDKVQPQSDDRKFGTLASKFTCNSGIQTDEP from the exons ATGGAG GTTTATATTGTGGGCATCTGTATCGCTGTATGTGGCAACTTTTTAATCAGCATCTCCTTGAATATCCAG AAATACACACACGTGCGACAGTCGCAGCGAGGAACGCGGCCGTACTACACCAGTCGGTTGTGGTGGTGTGGGATCTTACTGATGGGTTTGGGTGAACTGGGGAATTTTGCTGCTTATGGGTTTGCACCCGCATCTCTTATCGCGCCCCTCGGCTGCGTGTCTGTCATCG cAAGTGCTTTCATTTCTGTGGTGTTTCTCAAGGAAACGATACGTGCCTCTGATATTCTCG gtgTCGTTTTAGCACTGACAGGCACTTATTTCCTGGTCACATTTGCGCCTCATTCATCCCCACATGTAACAGCCAATATGGTGGAGCGATCGCTTGTCAGCTGGCAGTtccttatttatttt aTGTTTGAGGCGATTCTCTTTGCTGTCCTGATGTATTTGTATAAATGTAGGAACATACATCACATCATAATTATGATGGTCTTGGTGGCATTACTTG CTTCATTGACGGTCATCTCAGTGAAAGCTGTATCAGGAATGATCACGGAGACGGTCCGTGGAAGTCACCTGCAGTTGACCTATCCCATCTTCTACATTATGTTCATCATTATGGTCACGTCCTGTGCCTTTCAGATCAA GTTTCTGAATGAAGCCATGAAGATGTTTGATGCCACCGAGATTGTGCCCATCAATTACGTTTTCTTTACTGCCAGCGCTGTTGTTGCAG GGATATTATTTTACGAAGAATTCTACGGATTGTCTTTGATTCACGTAATCATGTTTATAGTTGG ATGTCTGCTGGCATTTACTGGAGTGTTTCTAATTGCGAGAGCTCGACCCAGAATCAAGATGGACAGCGTGTTTATTTCAATGGGCCAAATTCCAG GCAAAAGTTGTACAGATAAAGTGCAGCCGCAATCAGATGACAGAAAATTTGGGACTCTAGCGTCTAAATTCACGTGCAACAGTGGAATTCAGACGGACGAGCCGTAG